ACCGATAGCGAGACGAGCACCGGCTGCGAAGGTGCGGTGCGTTTGGCCGCATCTAACGCCACCAATGCTTCGCCGACGCTGCCGAACGTTTCGAGAAGGATCAAATCGGGTGCGCCGCCCGCGAGTGCCGCGATCTGTTCGGCGAAGATATCGAACGCTTCGCCGCTGTCGAGCGGACCCAAAGGCCGCAACAGCGCGCCGGTCGGGCCGACCGACGCGGCGACATACGCATCGCCGTTCGTCGCCGTACGCGCCAATCGGACGCCCGCTGCATTGATGGCCTCGAGCCGGCCGCCGAGGTCGTGGGCGGCGAGCTTCAGGCGATTGGCCGCAAACGTGTTGGTGGTGATGAGCTCGGCGCCCGCGCTGAGGTATTCTGCATGCGCACGCAACACGTCGTCGGGCCGGTCGAGGTTTGCACCTTCGACGCTCGTTCCCGTGGCGGCGCCGCGCGCGAATAGAAGCGTTCCCATCGCGCCGTCAGCGAGTATGGCGCTTCGCCGCCAGCGCGCCGTGATGAGTTCTCGCACCGTCATTCTCCCTCGCCGTTCGTGCGTCGCCTGCGAGGATGCTTCCTTTCGCAGAACGAAAACAAAGATATGGCACCCTCATCGCGAGATTCCGCCGTCTTCGTGTCGGTCGACATGGAAGGCTGCGCCGACATCGTCCATTGGGACGAAGTCCAGCCCTCCGCGTCGCGAGAATACGAACGTTCCAGGATCGTCATGACCGGAGAAGCGGACGCCGCAGTTGCCGGCGCATTCGACGGCGGCGCGACGAGCGTGACCGTCAACGACTCGCACTCCAAGATGCGCAATCTCCTCGTGGAGCGAGTCGACAAACGCGCCAAGGTCGTATCCGGCAGGCTCAAACCGCTCTTCATGCTCGAGGGGATCGGGCCTGAGCACACGGCTGCGTTTTTCGTCGGCTATCACGGCGCTATCGGTGACGCTCAAGCGGTCTTGGGCCACACGTACAGCCCGAAAGTTATCTTCGAGTGCCGGCTCGGCGGCGCACCGGTGGGCGAGCTGACGATCAATGCGGCACTGGCCGGCGCATTCGGTGTGCCGGTAACGCTCGTGTCCGGCGACCAGACCACTCTCGCCGAAGCCGAAGCGGCGCTCCCGTGGGCGCAACTTGTCGAGACCAAGCAGAGTATCAGCTATTATGCCGCGCAGTGCCGTTCGCCGAAGTCCGTCGCGACAGAACTGCGCAACGCCGCGGCGCGCGCGTGCGCGATCGACGGCGCGAAGCCGTTCGAACTGCCAAGACCGGTGACCATGGAGATCGACACGCAGACGACGGCGCAGGCCGACCATCTCGAACTGATCCCCGGCATCGGCCGTCTA
The nucleotide sequence above comes from Candidatus Eremiobacteraceae bacterium. Encoded proteins:
- a CDS encoding M55 family metallopeptidase, which encodes MAPSSRDSAVFVSVDMEGCADIVHWDEVQPSASREYERSRIVMTGEADAAVAGAFDGGATSVTVNDSHSKMRNLLVERVDKRAKVVSGRLKPLFMLEGIGPEHTAAFFVGYHGAIGDAQAVLGHTYSPKVIFECRLGGAPVGELTINAALAGAFGVPVTLVSGDQTTLAEAEAALPWAQLVETKQSISYYAAQCRSPKSVATELRNAAARACAIDGAKPFELPRPVTMEIDTQTTAQADHLELIPGIGRLGPRSIAFTASDFRSVYRALQAVIYLGAAATA